A single region of the Mannheimia bovis genome encodes:
- the yccS gene encoding YccS family putative transporter, which yields MNKFLKNLQNSWLSESVIKTLPMFISLNIAAVSIWQLGISHFAMPLMLGIIAGGLVDLDNSLIGRAKNLIISLVAFSLSSIGASLSLYLGWLFVPVLMVCTFLLVMLGAVGQRYSTIAFGTLIVAIYNSLTYTPEVLWYNNVVMILLGTLLYGLVGILVYLIFPNRTVQENLASAYLALSHYLLAKSAYFDPDDDDLNAKQLALAKANSEVMAAFDKTRVSLFYRLRRQHKQQRTQRMLRYYFTAQDILERASSSHYQYHELFQQLSNSDLMFRFQRVMELQAVACQNIAVALRHRERYEHSERGGKALQGLLNSLVYHQERGLKSTYRWESVAENLDNIERQLAQIEQGASRSEHIEPLSKNFTKSNRLIAENITGLGNIIQAIKGHLTFDSQLFRHAVRLSIVVLLCSAIVPILGFDNKGYWILLTAVFVCQPNYTATKTRLIHRVIGTIFGVIVGGMFELFNVTLSLEAQLGIIVLTGSLYTFFRLVHYGFSTFYITVLVMISLDIAGVSIESGTLMRIFDTLLGTAIAWLAVTFLWPDWKYLNLQSNLYNSLKASGNYLRHIIAQLQFGYNEQLPYRIARRDVHNHLSALSNTITNMYSEPQKYANDLAFAPKLLGIGYTLLGYISTLGAYRIASREISRQVDFSAMFFSHGREVANIIDKIADDNRSFAKLSEKLTAIDQDLAQFEQEHQQKQDELALILIQQLRLISQLLPQLQSLLKQEKLSV from the coding sequence ATGAATAAGTTTTTAAAAAATCTGCAAAACAGTTGGCTCTCGGAAAGTGTGATTAAAACCTTGCCGATGTTTATTTCGCTCAATATTGCCGCAGTAAGCATTTGGCAGCTTGGTATTTCGCATTTTGCGATGCCGCTGATGTTAGGCATTATCGCAGGTGGTTTGGTTGATTTAGATAATAGTCTTATCGGACGAGCAAAAAATCTGATTATCAGCCTAGTGGCATTTTCACTTTCCTCTATCGGGGCAAGCCTCTCTTTATATTTAGGCTGGCTTTTTGTGCCGGTGCTGATGGTTTGTACTTTTCTTCTAGTAATGCTTGGTGCAGTCGGGCAACGTTACAGCACTATTGCCTTCGGCACGCTGATTGTGGCTATCTATAACAGCTTAACTTATACCCCCGAAGTACTGTGGTATAACAATGTGGTGATGATCTTGCTTGGCACATTATTATACGGACTAGTCGGGATCTTAGTGTATTTGATTTTCCCGAATAGAACGGTACAGGAAAATTTAGCTTCTGCTTACCTCGCACTAAGCCACTATTTGCTGGCAAAATCCGCCTATTTTGACCCCGATGATGACGATTTAAACGCAAAACAACTGGCACTTGCCAAAGCAAATAGTGAAGTAATGGCGGCATTTGATAAAACGAGAGTGTCATTATTTTATCGTTTAAGACGACAGCACAAACAGCAACGTACGCAACGAATGTTACGCTACTATTTTACGGCTCAAGATATTTTAGAACGGGCGAGCTCCAGTCATTATCAGTATCACGAACTGTTCCAACAATTAAGTAATAGCGATTTAATGTTTCGATTCCAGCGAGTGATGGAGCTTCAAGCGGTTGCGTGCCAAAATATTGCAGTGGCATTACGCCATCGAGAAAGATATGAACACAGTGAGCGTGGTGGGAAAGCATTGCAAGGGTTACTCAACTCGTTGGTTTATCATCAAGAAAGAGGGTTAAAAAGCACTTACCGATGGGAATCGGTTGCTGAGAATTTAGACAACATTGAACGCCAATTAGCTCAAATCGAACAAGGGGCAAGCCGTTCAGAGCATATTGAACCGCTTAGTAAAAATTTCACAAAATCTAACCGCTTGATAGCCGAAAATATTACGGGTTTAGGTAATATTATCCAAGCAATTAAAGGGCATTTAACCTTTGATTCACAACTGTTTCGCCACGCCGTTCGTCTTTCGATTGTGGTGCTTTTATGTAGTGCGATAGTACCGATTTTAGGCTTTGATAATAAAGGCTATTGGATTTTACTGACAGCAGTTTTTGTCTGCCAGCCCAATTATACCGCAACCAAAACCCGTTTAATTCACCGTGTAATCGGTACAATTTTTGGTGTAATCGTTGGTGGAATGTTTGAGTTGTTTAATGTAACGCTTAGTCTTGAAGCTCAACTTGGTATTATTGTGCTGACCGGCTCGCTCTATACCTTCTTCCGTTTGGTGCATTATGGTTTTTCGACTTTTTACATTACCGTACTGGTGATGATAAGCCTTGATATTGCAGGCGTAAGCATAGAAAGTGGCACATTAATGCGAATTTTCGATACGTTACTCGGTACAGCTATTGCGTGGTTAGCCGTAACATTTTTATGGCCAGACTGGAAATATCTCAATTTGCAAAGTAACTTATATAATAGCCTAAAAGCCAGCGGAAATTATTTACGGCACATTATTGCTCAACTCCAATTTGGTTATAACGAACAACTGCCTTATCGCATAGCCCGCCGTGATGTACACAATCATTTATCAGCACTCAGCAATACAATTACGAATATGTACAGCGAGCCGCAAAAATACGCAAATGATTTAGCCTTTGCTCCAAAATTATTAGGCATTGGTTATACCTTGCTCGGCTATATTTCAACCTTAGGGGCTTACCGGATTGCCAGCCGTGAAATTAGCCGACAAGTAGATTTTTCCGCAATGTTCTTTTCACACGGACGAGAGGTGGCGAATATTATTGATAAAATTGCTGATGACAATCGTTCATTTGCAAAATTATCGGAAAAATTGACCGCTATCGATCAAGATCTCGCTCAATTTGAACAAGAGCACCAGCAAAAACAAGATGAATTGGCGTTGATTTTGATTCAGCAACTGCGGTTGATAAGCCAATTATTGCCACAGTTGCAGAGTTTATTAAAACAGGAAAAGTTATCGGTATAG
- a CDS encoding paraquat-inducible protein A, whose amino-acid sequence MKIKSIVLQTCLECGQNVRVPLAEKGDFLCPVCDNVIRKGNTWSLHRSAFLALAILILLPFALGFPLLSIDLLGIKINATVWDGIWKMATAGYPYTAFMVLVCAVIMPVFFVLLILTIHFQRMIRQRPRYTLIFLTKIKEWVMLDVYLVALAVAAFKIRDYANLEFDINLIAFVLVTVLNTLLFIKTEPKQAWERFYPEYHSLPFDHASQPTLCPTCEYCFDETILDLKGRQRCPRCESNLSVADNIKIQRVWACLIAGTIMMIPANIFPISITEMAGKVSADSLMSGVLLFIEMGSYTVAAIVFIASIAVPVSKITIIFYLLLAIRYKWKHPIHIQMKLLHYVHFVGRWSMLDLFVLSLMMSLLERGQILSFSVGEAAFYFGAAVFLTMFASANLDARMLWKIHYDNHKTTN is encoded by the coding sequence ATGAAGATAAAAAGCATCGTTCTACAAACTTGCCTTGAATGTGGGCAAAATGTGCGAGTTCCCTTAGCCGAAAAGGGGGATTTCCTTTGTCCTGTTTGCGATAATGTTATACGAAAAGGTAATACTTGGAGCTTACACCGCAGTGCATTTTTAGCATTAGCCATTTTAATTTTACTCCCCTTCGCACTTGGCTTTCCGCTACTCAGCATTGATTTACTCGGCATAAAAATTAATGCAACCGTATGGGACGGTATTTGGAAAATGGCAACCGCTGGCTACCCTTACACCGCATTTATGGTTCTCGTGTGTGCAGTCATTATGCCTGTTTTCTTTGTTTTGCTGATTTTAACTATTCATTTCCAACGAATGATCCGCCAACGTCCACGCTATACATTGATTTTCCTGACTAAAATTAAAGAGTGGGTAATGTTGGATGTTTATTTGGTCGCTCTTGCTGTTGCAGCCTTTAAAATTCGGGATTATGCCAATTTAGAATTTGATATTAATTTAATTGCATTTGTCCTTGTTACAGTACTAAATACGCTACTGTTTATCAAAACAGAGCCCAAGCAAGCGTGGGAGCGATTTTACCCTGAATATCACTCACTGCCTTTCGATCACGCAAGCCAACCAACACTCTGCCCGACTTGCGAATACTGTTTTGATGAAACTATTTTGGATTTAAAAGGTAGGCAACGCTGCCCTCGTTGCGAGAGCAATTTATCGGTTGCCGATAATATTAAAATTCAGCGTGTCTGGGCGTGTTTAATTGCAGGGACGATAATGATGATCCCCGCCAATATTTTCCCCATTTCAATTACTGAAATGGCAGGAAAAGTTTCCGCAGATTCATTGATGTCCGGGGTGCTCTTGTTTATAGAAATGGGTAGCTACACCGTTGCCGCTATCGTATTTATTGCAAGTATTGCCGTACCTGTAAGTAAAATTACGATTATTTTTTACCTGTTACTTGCTATTCGCTACAAATGGAAGCACCCTATTCACATACAGATGAAATTACTACACTACGTGCACTTTGTCGGACGTTGGTCGATGCTTGATTTATTTGTACTTTCACTGATGATGTCGTTGCTTGAACGAGGGCAAATTCTCAGCTTCTCAGTAGGTGAAGCGGCATTCTATTTTGGTGCAGCAGTTTTTTTGACAATGTTTGCTTCAGCCAATTTAGATGCCAGAATGTTGTGGAAGATTCATTATGACAATCACAAAACGACTAATTAA
- the ilvC gene encoding ketol-acid reductoisomerase, translating to MANYFNTLNLRQKLDQLGRCRFMDRNEFADGCNFLKGKKVVIVGCGAQGLNQGLNMRDSGLDIAYALRVEAIAEKRASFKRASENGFVVGTYEQLIPEADLVINLTPDKQHSKVVADVMPLMKQGAAFGYSHGFNIVEEGEQIRPDITVVMTAPKCPGTEVREEYKRGFGVPTLIAVHPENDPKGEGLAIAKAWASATGGDRAGVLESSFVAEVKSDLMGEQTILCGMLQAGSIVCYDKLVAEGKDPAYAGKLIQFGWETITEALKQGGITLMMDRLSNSAKLRAFELSEQIKEKLAFLFEKHMDDIISGEFSSTMMADWKNGDANLLKWREETGKTAFENAPAADGIKISEQEYFDNGVLMVAMVKAGVELAFDTMVSAGIYEESAYYESLHELPLIANTIARKRLYEMNVVISDTAEYGNYLFSHVATPILAKEIIPNLEKGDLGEPTPAVEIDNVYLRDVNDAIRNHPIEIIGQELRGYMTDMKRISSQG from the coding sequence ATGGCTAACTATTTCAACACATTAAATTTACGTCAAAAATTAGACCAATTAGGTCGTTGCCGCTTTATGGATCGTAACGAATTTGCAGACGGCTGCAATTTCTTAAAAGGCAAAAAAGTGGTGATCGTGGGCTGTGGTGCTCAAGGTTTAAACCAAGGTTTAAATATGCGTGACAGCGGTTTAGACATCGCTTACGCATTGCGTGTTGAAGCAATTGCGGAAAAACGTGCTTCATTCAAACGTGCATCAGAAAACGGCTTTGTGGTTGGCACTTATGAGCAATTAATCCCTGAAGCAGATTTAGTGATCAACTTAACACCGGACAAACAACACTCAAAAGTGGTTGCTGATGTAATGCCGTTAATGAAACAGGGTGCAGCATTCGGTTATTCACACGGTTTTAACATCGTGGAAGAAGGCGAGCAAATTCGCCCTGATATTACGGTTGTGATGACTGCACCAAAATGCCCGGGTACAGAAGTACGTGAAGAATATAAACGTGGTTTCGGTGTGCCTACATTAATCGCAGTTCACCCTGAAAACGACCCGAAAGGCGAAGGCTTAGCGATTGCGAAAGCGTGGGCAAGTGCCACCGGTGGCGACCGTGCGGGCGTATTAGAATCTTCATTCGTGGCAGAAGTAAAATCTGACTTAATGGGTGAGCAAACCATTCTTTGCGGTATGTTACAAGCAGGTTCTATCGTGTGCTACGACAAATTAGTGGCAGAAGGTAAAGATCCGGCTTACGCAGGTAAATTAATCCAATTCGGTTGGGAAACAATTACCGAAGCGTTAAAACAAGGTGGTATTACCTTAATGATGGATCGCTTGTCTAACAGTGCAAAATTACGTGCGTTCGAGCTTTCTGAGCAAATCAAAGAGAAATTAGCATTCTTATTTGAAAAACATATGGACGATATCATCAGCGGTGAGTTCTCATCAACTATGATGGCAGACTGGAAAAACGGCGATGCAAACCTACTAAAATGGCGTGAAGAAACCGGCAAAACAGCATTTGAAAATGCACCGGCGGCAGACGGCATCAAAATTTCCGAGCAAGAATACTTTGATAACGGCGTATTAATGGTTGCTATGGTAAAAGCCGGTGTTGAATTAGCGTTCGACACAATGGTTTCAGCAGGTATCTACGAAGAATCAGCTTACTATGAATCTTTACACGAGTTACCGTTAATCGCAAATACCATTGCTCGTAAACGTTTATATGAAATGAACGTGGTAATTTCAGACACGGCAGAATACGGCAACTACTTATTCTCACACGTTGCAACGCCAATTCTTGCAAAAGAAATTATCCCTAACTTAGAAAAAGGTGACTTAGGCGAGCCAACCCCGGCGGTTGAAATCGACAACGTTTATTTACGTGATGTAAATGATGCTATCCGTAACCACCCAATCGAGATCATCGGTCAAGAATTACGTGGTTATATGACAGATATGAAACGTATTTCATCACAAGGTTAA
- a CDS encoding phosphoribosylaminoimidazolesuccinocarboxamide synthase gives MQISLKKIYSGKVRDLYEIDDKRMLMVATDRLSAFDVILDDPIPRKGEILTQISNFWFDKLAHIMPNHFTGDSVFDVLPKEEAEAIQYRAVVCKRLTPVKIESIVRGYLTGSGLKDYKQTGTICGLKLPEGLVEASKLPQPIFTPSSKAEVGHHDINISYEECERQIGTELAAKVRDAALQLYTEAAEYALTKGIIICDTKFEFGLDENGVLTLMDEVLTPDSSRFWSVDTYQEGTNPPSFDKQFVRDWLENSGWNKQAPAPKVPTDVIEKTVAKYQEALDLLTK, from the coding sequence ATGCAAATCAGCTTAAAAAAAATCTATTCAGGTAAAGTGCGTGACCTTTACGAAATTGATGATAAAAGAATGTTAATGGTTGCCACCGACCGCTTATCAGCATTCGATGTGATTTTAGATGACCCTATCCCCCGTAAAGGCGAAATCCTAACTCAAATTTCTAATTTTTGGTTTGATAAATTAGCCCATATTATGCCAAACCATTTCACAGGCGATAGCGTATTTGATGTATTACCGAAAGAAGAGGCTGAAGCGATCCAATACCGTGCAGTGGTGTGCAAACGCTTAACGCCGGTAAAAATTGAATCCATCGTGCGTGGCTATTTAACCGGTTCAGGCTTGAAAGATTATAAACAAACCGGCACGATTTGTGGCTTGAAATTACCTGAAGGTTTGGTAGAGGCAAGCAAATTACCACAACCGATTTTTACCCCGTCTAGCAAAGCAGAAGTAGGCCATCACGACATCAACATCAGCTATGAAGAATGCGAGCGCCAAATCGGTACAGAACTTGCCGCCAAAGTGCGTGATGCCGCATTACAGCTTTATACTGAAGCAGCAGAATATGCACTAACCAAAGGCATTATTATCTGCGATACCAAATTTGAATTTGGTTTAGATGAAAACGGCGTACTAACTTTAATGGACGAGGTGCTTACGCCGGATTCCAGCCGTTTTTGGTCAGTTGATACCTACCAAGAAGGCACAAACCCACCGTCTTTCGACAAACAGTTCGTACGTGATTGGTTGGAAAACAGCGGTTGGAACAAACAAGCTCCTGCTCCGAAAGTGCCTACAGATGTGATTGAAAAGACCGTGGCAAAATACCAAGAAGCGTTGGATTTATTAACTAAATAA
- the hisG gene encoding ATP phosphoribosyltransferase: MTTQNRLRIAMQKKGRLSQECSELLKQCGVKIIWNDQRLIAYSENMPIEILRVRDDDIPGLVFDGVVDLGIIGENVLEEEELGRLAAGEKVEYKKLRQLDFGGCRLSLAIDRDRGYSNVQDLTDAVIATSYPNLLKRYMQEKGVPFKSILLTGSVEVAPAAGIATAICDLVSSGATLEANGLKEVEVIYRSTACLIQRKEPLSAEKQALVDKLLTRIQGVQQAGESKYIMLHAPKDKLAEITALLPGVENPTILPLANDQSRVAMHVVSQENLFWETMEQLKEMGASSVLVLPIEKMLA; this comes from the coding sequence ATGACAACACAAAATAGATTACGCATCGCAATGCAGAAAAAAGGGCGCTTGAGCCAAGAGTGCAGTGAATTACTTAAACAGTGTGGCGTGAAAATTATTTGGAATGACCAACGTTTGATTGCCTATTCGGAAAATATGCCGATTGAAATTTTGCGTGTGCGTGATGACGATATTCCGGGCTTGGTATTTGACGGCGTGGTAGATCTCGGCATTATCGGCGAAAACGTGTTAGAGGAAGAAGAGCTTGGGCGATTAGCTGCAGGCGAGAAAGTGGAATATAAAAAACTTCGTCAGTTAGATTTTGGCGGTTGCCGTTTATCGTTAGCGATCGACCGTGATCGTGGTTATAGCAATGTGCAGGATCTAACCGATGCAGTCATTGCAACTTCTTACCCGAACTTATTAAAACGTTATATGCAAGAGAAAGGCGTGCCGTTTAAAAGCATTCTGCTGACAGGTTCAGTGGAAGTTGCCCCAGCTGCCGGCATTGCGACTGCAATCTGCGATTTGGTCTCTTCAGGTGCAACGTTAGAAGCAAACGGTTTGAAAGAAGTGGAGGTTATTTACCGCTCAACCGCTTGTTTAATTCAGCGTAAAGAGCCGTTATCTGCCGAGAAACAAGCGTTGGTGGATAAATTACTTACCCGTATTCAAGGGGTGCAACAGGCAGGTGAGTCAAAATACATTATGCTCCACGCACCGAAAGATAAACTGGCTGAAATCACGGCATTATTACCAGGTGTGGAAAACCCAACCATTCTGCCGCTTGCCAATGATCAAAGCCGAGTAGCTATGCACGTGGTAAGCCAAGAAAACCTATTCTGGGAAACAATGGAGCAACTGAAAGAGATGGGAGCAAGTTCTGTACTTGTTCTCCCTATTGAGAAAATGCTGGCGTAG
- the prfC gene encoding peptide chain release factor 3 → MSYPQEVNKRRTFAIISHPDAGKTTITEKVLLYGNAIQTAGSVKGKGSAQHAKSDWMEMEKQRGISITTSVMQFPYNDCLVNLLDTPGHEDFSEDTYRTLTAVDSCLMVIDSAKGVEERTIKLMEVTRLRDTPILTFMNKLDRDIRDPMELLDEVESVLKINCAPITWPIGCGKLFKGVYHIYKDETYLYQTGQGHTIQEVRTIKGLDNPELDQAVGDDLAQQLRDELELVQGASHEFEHEAFINGELTPVFFGTALGNFGVNHFLDGLTEWAPAPQARESDSRTVEASEEKFSGFVFKIQANMDPKHRDRVAFMRVVSGKYEKGMKLKHVRIGKDVIISDALTFMAGDRSHAEEAYAGDIIGLHNHGTIQIGDTFTQGENLKFTGIPNFAPELFRRIRLKDPLKQKQLLKGLVQLSEEGAVQVFRPLINNDLIVGAVGVLQFDVVVSRLKSEYNVEAIYETVNVATARWVECSDAKKFEEFKRKNEQNLALDGGDNLTYIAPTMVNLNLAQERYPDVTFFKTREH, encoded by the coding sequence ATGTCATATCCACAAGAAGTTAATAAACGTCGCACCTTTGCGATTATTTCCCACCCCGATGCAGGTAAAACTACTATCACCGAAAAAGTGTTGCTTTACGGAAATGCAATTCAAACCGCAGGCTCGGTAAAAGGTAAAGGCTCGGCACAACACGCAAAATCCGACTGGATGGAGATGGAAAAACAACGTGGAATTTCCATTACCACCTCGGTAATGCAATTCCCTTACAATGATTGCTTGGTGAACCTGTTAGACACCCCGGGGCACGAAGATTTCTCGGAAGATACTTACCGTACCTTAACCGCCGTGGATAGTTGCTTGATGGTGATTGACTCAGCAAAAGGGGTTGAGGAACGTACCATTAAATTAATGGAAGTTACCCGTTTGCGTGATACGCCAATTTTGACCTTTATGAACAAGCTCGACCGTGATATTCGTGACCCAATGGAACTGTTGGACGAAGTGGAAAGCGTGTTAAAAATCAACTGTGCACCTATCACTTGGCCAATCGGCTGCGGGAAATTGTTCAAAGGGGTTTATCACATTTATAAAGATGAAACCTATCTTTACCAAACAGGTCAAGGTCATACCATTCAAGAAGTGCGTACTATTAAAGGATTAGATAATCCGGAGTTAGATCAAGCGGTTGGCGATGATTTAGCCCAACAACTGCGTGATGAGTTGGAATTGGTACAAGGTGCATCACACGAATTTGAACACGAGGCTTTCATCAACGGCGAATTAACCCCGGTGTTCTTTGGTACAGCGTTAGGTAACTTCGGGGTAAACCACTTCTTAGACGGTTTAACCGAATGGGCTCCGGCTCCGCAAGCTCGTGAATCTGACAGCCGTACCGTTGAGGCAAGCGAAGAAAAATTCAGCGGTTTCGTGTTTAAGATCCAAGCGAATATGGATCCAAAACACCGTGACCGAGTTGCCTTTATGCGTGTGGTTTCAGGCAAATATGAAAAAGGAATGAAGCTCAAGCACGTCCGTATCGGTAAAGATGTGATCATTTCCGATGCCCTTACCTTTATGGCAGGCGACCGTTCACACGCAGAAGAAGCTTACGCAGGTGATATTATCGGCTTGCATAACCACGGCACGATTCAAATCGGTGATACATTCACCCAAGGCGAAAACCTGAAATTTACCGGTATTCCAAACTTCGCACCGGAATTGTTCCGCCGTATTCGCTTGAAAGATCCACTCAAACAAAAACAACTACTGAAAGGCTTAGTCCAACTTTCGGAAGAAGGAGCTGTACAAGTTTTCCGCCCACTCATCAATAATGATTTAATTGTGGGTGCAGTTGGTGTACTACAGTTTGACGTAGTCGTTTCCCGCTTAAAATCGGAATACAACGTTGAGGCAATTTACGAAACGGTAAACGTGGCAACCGCCCGTTGGGTTGAATGCAGTGATGCGAAAAAATTTGAAGAATTTAAACGCAAAAACGAACAAAACTTAGCCCTAGACGGTGGTGATAACCTTACCTATATCGCCCCAACTATGGTGAATTTAAACTTGGCTCAAGAACGTTATCCTGATGTAACCTTCTTTAAAACAAGAGAGCATTAA
- a CDS encoding D-alanyl-D-alanine carboxypeptidase family protein: MKKLIPLIIAALILSACSSQPAKKPSPRIKAKPAYIPAENSAYVVFDLKQKKFLEGKNFNLVRPIASVTKLMTAVVFLEENRYGSSCQTQILPSDADFIKGTTSPLPKNTNIACSELLKAMLVRSDNYAAHALAHATHLNTAQFLARMNSKAREIGMTQTYFGDSSGLSADNVSTVVDLAKLAGYAASKPEIQQLSNSPLVSVYAGGRYFSMKNTNSIVRSQSYQALVSKTGYTREAGYNLAFIAKGDCRGKRIGVVSLNNNNAAARSDFTEAMLAKYQCVPNPYRQYD; encoded by the coding sequence ATGAAAAAACTTATTCCTCTCATCATTGCCGCATTAATATTGAGTGCTTGCTCTTCACAACCGGCAAAGAAACCAAGTCCTCGTATTAAGGCGAAACCTGCTTATATCCCTGCTGAAAATTCAGCTTATGTGGTGTTTGATTTAAAACAGAAAAAATTTTTAGAAGGAAAGAACTTTAACTTGGTTCGCCCGATTGCTTCCGTGACTAAATTAATGACAGCGGTTGTTTTCTTGGAAGAAAATCGCTACGGCTCAAGCTGCCAAACACAAATTCTGCCGTCAGATGCCGATTTTATTAAAGGCACAACCAGCCCGTTACCAAAGAATACCAACATCGCCTGTAGCGAATTATTAAAAGCGATGTTAGTTCGTTCCGATAACTATGCGGCACACGCCCTTGCTCACGCCACTCATTTAAATACAGCCCAATTTTTGGCACGAATGAACAGCAAAGCCCGTGAAATCGGTATGACCCAAACCTACTTTGGCGATAGCTCTGGCTTATCTGCTGATAATGTTTCGACCGTAGTTGATTTAGCAAAACTGGCAGGTTATGCCGCAAGTAAACCTGAAATTCAGCAACTATCTAATTCACCATTAGTGAGTGTTTACGCAGGCGGTCGTTATTTCTCAATGAAAAACACCAATAGTATAGTGCGTTCTCAATCCTATCAAGCGTTAGTCAGCAAAACAGGCTACACCCGTGAAGCCGGCTATAATTTAGCCTTTATTGCTAAAGGTGATTGCCGAGGCAAGCGAATTGGCGTGGTGAGCTTGAATAACAATAATGCGGCTGCACGCTCTGATTTTACTGAGGCGATGTTGGCGAAATATCAATGCGTGCCAAATCCGTATAGACAATATGATTAA
- the pth gene encoding aminoacyl-tRNA hydrolase, with product MSEIKLIVGLANPGAKYEETRHNAGEWMVNEIARMYNVSLKEEAKYFGKVAKINTAQGEVRLLVPTTFMNLSGKAVGALANFYRIKPEEILVAHDELDLPPGSVKLKKGGGHGGHNGLKDIIAALGNNKEFYRVRIGIGHPGHKDLVAAYVLGKPAPQEKELINAVVDESSRCVEILLKDGIVKATNRLNAFKA from the coding sequence GTGTCAGAAATTAAATTGATTGTCGGGCTTGCCAACCCCGGAGCAAAATATGAAGAGACTCGTCATAATGCAGGCGAGTGGATGGTGAATGAAATTGCCCGAATGTATAACGTCAGCCTGAAAGAAGAAGCAAAATATTTCGGCAAGGTGGCAAAAATTAATACTGCTCAAGGCGAAGTGCGTTTATTAGTGCCGACCACTTTTATGAATTTAAGTGGCAAAGCAGTAGGAGCGTTAGCAAATTTTTATCGTATCAAACCGGAAGAAATTTTGGTGGCTCACGATGAGCTAGATCTACCCCCCGGTTCGGTTAAGTTGAAAAAAGGTGGCGGACACGGCGGGCATAATGGCTTGAAAGATATTATTGCTGCCCTTGGCAATAATAAAGAGTTTTACCGTGTGCGGATTGGTATCGGGCACCCGGGGCATAAGGATTTAGTGGCAGCCTATGTACTAGGCAAACCGGCTCCGCAAGAAAAAGAGCTGATTAACGCTGTGGTTGATGAAAGCAGCCGTTGTGTCGAAATTTTATTAAAAGACGGTATAGTCAAAGCAACCAACCGATTGAATGCGTTTAAGGCGTGA
- the ychF gene encoding redox-regulated ATPase YchF, with product MGFKCGIVGLPNVGKSTLFNALTKAGIEAANYPFCTIEPNTGVVPMPDPRLDALAEIVKPERVLPTTMEFVDIAGLVAGASKGEGLGNKFLANIRETDAIGHVVRCFENDDIVHVAGKIDPADDIEIINTELALADLDSCERAIQRLQKRAKGGDKDAKFELSIMEKILPVLENAGMIRSVDLDKDELHAIKGYNFLTLKPTMYIANVNEDGFENNPYLDRVREIAEKEGAVVVPVCAAIESEIAELDDEEKVEFLQDLGIEEPGLNRVIRAGYRLLNLQTYFTAGVKEVRAWTVSVGATAPKAAAVIHTDFEKGFIRAEVIAYQDFIDNKGEAGAKEAGKWRLEGKEYIVQDGDVMHFRFNV from the coding sequence ATGGGATTTAAATGTGGTATTGTGGGTTTACCAAACGTCGGTAAATCAACTCTTTTCAACGCATTAACAAAAGCAGGAATTGAAGCAGCGAACTATCCGTTCTGTACCATTGAACCAAACACGGGCGTAGTGCCAATGCCGGATCCGCGTTTAGATGCGTTGGCGGAAATCGTAAAACCTGAGCGTGTATTGCCAACCACAATGGAATTTGTAGATATTGCGGGCTTAGTTGCCGGTGCGAGTAAAGGTGAAGGTTTAGGTAATAAATTCTTAGCAAACATTCGTGAAACCGATGCAATCGGGCACGTTGTGCGTTGTTTTGAAAATGATGACATCGTTCACGTGGCAGGCAAAATCGACCCGGCGGACGATATTGAAATCATCAATACCGAGTTAGCATTGGCTGACTTAGACAGCTGTGAGCGTGCCATCCAACGTTTACAAAAACGTGCAAAAGGTGGCGATAAAGATGCAAAATTTGAATTATCCATTATGGAAAAAATTCTGCCGGTGCTTGAAAACGCCGGAATGATCCGCTCTGTTGATTTAGATAAAGATGAATTGCACGCCATCAAAGGTTACAACTTTTTAACGCTAAAACCGACAATGTACATCGCTAACGTAAACGAAGATGGTTTTGAAAACAACCCATATCTTGATCGTGTGCGTGAAATTGCCGAAAAAGAAGGGGCGGTGGTAGTACCGGTGTGTGCGGCGATTGAGTCTGAAATTGCGGAACTTGATGATGAAGAAAAAGTTGAGTTCTTACAAGATTTAGGCATTGAAGAGCCGGGTTTAAACCGTGTAATTCGTGCGGGCTACCGCTTACTTAACCTGCAAACCTACTTCACCGCAGGCGTAAAAGAAGTGCGTGCGTGGACGGTTTCCGTTGGGGCTACCGCACCAAAAGCGGCGGCAGTAATCCATACTGACTTTGAGAAAGGTTTTATCCGTGCAGAAGTGATCGCATACCAAGACTTCATTGATAACAAAGGCGAAGCCGGTGCGAAAGAAGCTGGTAAATGGCGTTTGGAAGGAAAAGAGTATATCGTTCAAGACGGCGATGTAATGCACTTCCGTTTCAATGTGTAA